From the genome of Miscanthus floridulus cultivar M001 chromosome 10, ASM1932011v1, whole genome shotgun sequence, one region includes:
- the LOC136489174 gene encoding extensin-like, with the protein MTRPAHPPACPRHSAAHARRRAPTGVPPLPSPAMPRRRAPTRPTPLTHPRRSATRARRCVPADVPPPPSPAGPTHTGMPPPAASDTAAHRHPPPHARCSNPMAHAPAHGSTAPALSARSWPFSVRP; encoded by the coding sequence ATGACCCGCCCCGCTCACCCGCCGGCGTGCCCCCGCCACTCCGCGGCCCACGCACGACGGCGCGCCCCCACCGGCGTGCCCCCACTGCCTTCGCCCGCAATGCCCCGCCGACGCGCCCCCACCCGCCCCACCCCGCTGACGCACCCCCGCCGCTCCGCCACCCGTGCACGGCGGTGCGTCCCCGCCGACGTGCCCCCACCGCCTTCGCCCGCCGGCCCCACCCACACCGGCATGCCTCCGCCGGCTGCCTCGGACACCGCGGCCCACCGGCACCCGCCGCCCCACGCCCGCTGCTCCAACCCCATGGCCCACGCCCCGGCCCACGGCAGCACCGCCCCGGCCCTCTCGGCGCGATCCTGGCCATTCTCGGTGCGCCCCTGA